One Coregonus clupeaformis isolate EN_2021a unplaced genomic scaffold, ASM2061545v1 scaf0183, whole genome shotgun sequence genomic region harbors:
- the LOC123484008 gene encoding LOW QUALITY PROTEIN: gamma-crystallin-3-like (The sequence of the model RefSeq protein was modified relative to this genomic sequence to represent the inferred CDS: deleted 1 base in 1 codon), which produces MGKIIFYEDRNFQGHSYECGGECSDLHAHFSRCNSIRVESGNWMVYERPSYMGYQYFLRKGEFSDYQRWMGFNDCVRSCRMIPQHQGSHRMRIFERSEFRGQMMELTDDCPNLYERFHYNDIYSCNLMEGSWLFYEHPNYRGRQYLLTPGEYRRYNEWGSMSARVGSIRRITM; this is translated from the exons ATGGGAAAG ATAATTTTCTATGAAGACAGGAACTTCCAGGGTCACTCTTATGAGTGCGGTGGAGAATGCTCTGACCTCCATGCCCACTTCAGCCGCTGCAACTCCATCAGGGTGGAGAGCGGCAACTGGATGGTGTACGAGAGGCCCAGCTACATGGGCTATCAGTACTTCCTG AGGAAGGGCGAGTTCTCCGACTACCAGCGTTGGATGGGCTTCAATGACTGTGTCAGGTCCTGCCGTATGATCCCCCAG cATCAAGGATCTCACCGTATGAGAATCTTCGAGCGCTCTGAGTTCAGAGGACAGATGATGGAATTGACGGACGACTGCCCCAACCTCTACGAGCGCTTCCATTACAACGATATCTACTCCTGCAACCTGATGGAGGGCTCCTGGCTCTTCTATGAGCACCCCAACTACAGGGGGCGCCAGTACCTGCTGACCCCTGGAGAGTACAGGAGATACAATGAGTGGGGAAGCATGAGCGCCAGGGTGGGCTCCATCAGACGTATTACTATGTAA
- the LOC121583424 gene encoding gamma-crystallin M2-like has translation MTMGKIIFYEDRNFQGRHHECMSDCADLHSYFNRCNSIKVESGMFMVYERPNYTGHQYFLRRGEYNDNQRMIGINDCIRSCRMIPMHRGSYRMRLYDRPDMSGQMQELNDDCPNVQDRFRMSDINSCNVMDGHWLMYDQPNYKGRQYYLKPGEYRRPSDWGGLSPRIGSLRRITESNN, from the exons ATGACAATGGGAAAG ATCATCTTCTATGAGGACAGGAACTTCCAGGGTCGGCACCATGAGTGCATGAGCGACTGTGCCGACCTGCACTCCTACTTCAACCGCTGCAACTCCATCAAGGTGGAGAGTGGCATGTTCATGGTCTACGAGAGGCCCAACTACactggccaccagtacttcctgAGGAGGGGAGAATACAATGACAACCAGCGCATGATTGGCATCAATGACTGTATCAGGTCCTGCCGCATGATCCCCATG CACCGCGGCTCCTACAGGATGAGGTTGTACGATCGCCCCGACATGAGTGGCCAGATGCAGGAGCTGAACGACGACTGTCCCAATGTCCAGGACCGCTTCCGCATGTCCGACATCAACTCCTGCAACGTGATGGACGGCCATTGGCTCATGTACGACCAGCCCAACTATAAGGGCAGACAGTACTACCTGAAGCCTGGTGAGTACCGCAGACCCAGCGACTGGGGTGGCCTGAGCCCCAGGATCGGATCCCTCAGAAGAATCACTGAGTCCAACAACTAA
- the LOC123484010 gene encoding gamma-crystallin M2-like isoform X1, whose amino-acid sequence MSKITFYEDKNFQGRSYECDTDCPDVHPHFSRCNSVKVDSGCWVLYERPNYAGYQYVLTRGEYPEYQRWMGYNDTVRSCRTFSYVSSREASGSPYRMRIYERPDFQGQMMEFGEDCDSVQDRFRSRDIYSANVMDGYWTLYEHPNYRGRQYFMRPGEYRKFSDWGATCATTGSFRRITDF is encoded by the exons ATGAGTAAG ATCACTTTCTACGAGGATAAAAACTTCCAGGGTCGCTCCTATGAGTGCGACACGGACTGCCCCGATGTGCACCCCCATTTCAGCCGCTGCAACTCTGTCAAGGTAGATAGCGGCTGCTGGGTGCTGTACGAGAGGCCCAACTATGCAGGCTACCAGTATGTACTGACCAGGGGAGAGTACCCAGAGTATCAGCGCTGGATGGGCTACAACGACACTGTTCGCTCCTGCCGTACCTTCTCTTATGTGAGTAGCCGGGAG GCCAGCGGCAGTCCCTACCGCATGAGAATCTACGAGAGGCCAGACTTCCAGGGACAGATGATGGAGTTCGGTGAGGACTGTGACTCTGTCCAGGACCGCTTCCGCAGCCGTGACATCTACTCCGCCAACGTCATGGATGGCTACTGGACCCTCTACGAGCACCCCAACTACAGGGGGCGCCAGTACTTTATGAGGCCCGGCGAGTACAGGAAGTTCAGTGACTGGGGCGCCACCTGCGCCACCACTGGCTCCTTCCGTAGGATCACCGACTTTtag
- the LOC123484010 gene encoding gamma-crystallin M2-like isoform X2 produces the protein MSKITFYEDKNFQGRSYECDTDCPDVHPHFSRCNSVKVDSGCWVLYERPNYAGYQYVLTRGEYPEYQRWMGYNDTVRSCRTFSYASGSPYRMRIYERPDFQGQMMEFGEDCDSVQDRFRSRDIYSANVMDGYWTLYEHPNYRGRQYFMRPGEYRKFSDWGATCATTGSFRRITDF, from the exons ATGAGTAAG ATCACTTTCTACGAGGATAAAAACTTCCAGGGTCGCTCCTATGAGTGCGACACGGACTGCCCCGATGTGCACCCCCATTTCAGCCGCTGCAACTCTGTCAAGGTAGATAGCGGCTGCTGGGTGCTGTACGAGAGGCCCAACTATGCAGGCTACCAGTATGTACTGACCAGGGGAGAGTACCCAGAGTATCAGCGCTGGATGGGCTACAACGACACTGTTCGCTCCTGCCGTACCTTCTCTTAT GCCAGCGGCAGTCCCTACCGCATGAGAATCTACGAGAGGCCAGACTTCCAGGGACAGATGATGGAGTTCGGTGAGGACTGTGACTCTGTCCAGGACCGCTTCCGCAGCCGTGACATCTACTCCGCCAACGTCATGGATGGCTACTGGACCCTCTACGAGCACCCCAACTACAGGGGGCGCCAGTACTTTATGAGGCCCGGCGAGTACAGGAAGTTCAGTGACTGGGGCGCCACCTGCGCCACCACTGGCTCCTTCCGTAGGATCACCGACTTTtag
- the LOC123484006 gene encoding MOB-like protein phocein yields MVMAEGAAVMRRNRPGTKEKDFYNWPDESFEEMDSTLAVQQYIQQNIRTDCSNMDKILEPPEGQDEGVWKYEHLRQFCLELNGLAVKLQGECHPDTCTQMTATEQWIFLCAAHKTPKECPAIDYTRHTLDGAACLLNSNKYFPSRVSIKESSVGKLGSVCRRIYRIFSHAYFHHRQIFDKYENETFLCHRFTRS; encoded by the exons ATGGTCATGGCGGAGGGTGCAGCTGTTATGAGGAGGAATCGACCAGGGACTAAAGAAAAG GACTTCTACAACTGGCCCGATGAGTCATTCGAGGAGATGGACAGCACACTGGCTGTGCAGCAG TACATCCAACAGAACATCCGTACAGACTGCTCCAACATGGACAAGATCCTGGAGCCCCCAGAGGGCCAGGACGAAGGTGTCTGGAAGTACGAACACCTCAG GCAGTTCTGTTTGGAGCTGAATGGACTTGCTGTGAAACTACAG GGAGAATGCCACCCAGACACATGCACCCAGATGACGGCAACAGAGCAGTGGATCTTCCTCTGTGCTGCACACAAGACTCCCAAAGAG TGTCCAGCCATCGACTACACCAGACACACCCTGGACGGAGCCGCCTGCCTCCTCAACAGTAACAAGTACTTCCCTAGCAG AGTGAGCATCAAAGAATCCTCAGTAGGGAAACTGGGTTCAGTTTGTCGGCGGATCTACAGGATCTTCTCCCATGCTTACTTCCACCATCGTCAGATCTTTGACAAGTATGAG AACGAGACATTCCTGTGCCATCGGTTCACGCGCTCGTGA
- the LOC121582935 gene encoding LOW QUALITY PROTEIN: protein boule-like (The sequence of the model RefSeq protein was modified relative to this genomic sequence to represent the inferred CDS: inserted 1 base in 1 codon; deleted 1 base in 1 codon) — MENEIATSTPSPPPAPVSQDPNNNTTPSHHAPRFGTIIPNRIFVGGIDFKTNENDLRRFFSQHGAVKEVKIVIDRTGVSKGYGFVTFETQEDTERILHDADRLCFRDKRLNIGQAVRKQQVGGHSNSFSVSSHTPTMMPTPCGTMYLTTSXGYPYTYHNGVAYFHTPEMSPSAPYHWPSHSVPGSPVMLTHQPPPIYQQPAYHHYQAPTQCHPSHLQWNVPQSPVPSSPVLYMQPSELLYQPMEQPSDGGCVQPAMPLIEAPIPEQQFIDHMVQPAYNHTISYYPQSPGG; from the exons ATGGAGAACGAAATAGCT ACCagcactccctctcctcctcctgctccagtGTCTCAAGACCCCAACAACAATACCACTCCCTCTCACCATGCCCCCCGCTTTGGCACCATCATCCCTAACCGCATCTTTGTGGGAGGAATTGATTTCAAG ACCAATGAGAACGACCTGAGACGCTTCTTCTCCCAGCATGGAGCGGTGAAGGAGGTGAAGATTGTGATTGACCGTACTGGGGTGTCAAAAGG ATATGGCTTTGTTACCTTTGAGACCCAGGAGGATACCGAGAGAATCCTTCATGAT GCTGACAGACTGTGCTTCCGGGACAAGAGGCTCAACATCGGCCAGGCCGTCCGCAAGCAACAAGTGGGAGGGCACT CAAACAgcttctctgtgtccagccataCTCCTACCATGATGCCCACCCCCTGTGGAACCATGTACCTCACCACCT ACGGGTACCCCTACACCTACCACAACGGAGTGGCTTACTTCCACACCCCAGAGATGAGCCCCTCCGCCCCCTACCACTGGCCT TCCCACTCAGTACCTGGCTCTCCAGTCATGCTGACCCACCAGCCTCCACCCATCTACCAGCAGCCAGCCTACCACCACTACCAG GCCCCTACACAGTGTCACCCTAGTCACCTGCAATGGAACGTTCCTCAG tctccaGTGCCCTCCAGCCCAGTGTTGTACATGCAGCCCTCTGAGCTCCTGTACCAGCCCATGGAGCAGCCCAGCGAC GGGGGCTGTGTCCAGCCTGCCATGCCCCTCATAGAGGCCCCCATCCCAGAG CAGCAGTTCATCGACCACATGGTGCAACCAGCCTACAATCACACGATATCATACTACCCACAAAGTCCAGGGGGATGA